A region from the Oceanidesulfovibrio marinus genome encodes:
- a CDS encoding FecCD family ABC transporter permease: MHFADGEVPAAYRRHIGLKVVFIGGCCTALALALVTAISLGAAQVPMLDVAKSLLGMATTARFDAIVWNIRLPQALASIVAGAGLSVSGAAMQSILRNPLGSPFTLGISHAAAFGAAFSVMILGGGMMTSSMVSSITITNPLATTAAAFAFSLSAAGVIIAVSRLRGATPEVMVLTGVALGALFTAGTMFLQFFADDVQLAAIVFWTFGDTARASWQELGIITAATAAASIYFLAHGWSYNAIDAGDETAKGLGVRVERVRMVGMLIASALTAVIISFLGVIGFVGLVVPHMVRRVIGSDHRFLLPASIVGGGLLLLVSDTAARLILAPHVLPVSVLTAFMGAPVFIWLIIRGRGGR; the protein is encoded by the coding sequence ATGCACTTTGCCGATGGCGAGGTTCCTGCGGCGTACCGCCGCCACATCGGGCTCAAGGTCGTATTCATCGGCGGCTGCTGCACCGCGCTGGCACTGGCATTGGTCACGGCCATCTCCCTGGGCGCGGCCCAGGTGCCCATGCTCGACGTGGCCAAAAGCCTGCTGGGCATGGCCACCACGGCGCGGTTCGACGCCATTGTCTGGAACATCCGCCTGCCACAGGCCCTGGCCAGCATCGTGGCCGGAGCCGGCCTGTCCGTGTCCGGCGCGGCCATGCAGTCCATCCTGCGCAACCCGTTGGGCTCGCCGTTCACCCTGGGCATTTCCCACGCCGCGGCATTCGGCGCGGCCTTTTCCGTGATGATCCTGGGCGGCGGCATGATGACCTCCTCCATGGTCAGCTCGATAACCATCACCAATCCCCTGGCCACCACCGCCGCGGCCTTCGCGTTCAGCCTGTCCGCAGCCGGTGTGATCATCGCGGTCTCCCGCCTGCGCGGGGCAACGCCGGAGGTCATGGTGCTCACGGGCGTGGCCCTGGGCGCGCTGTTCACAGCCGGCACCATGTTCCTGCAGTTCTTTGCGGACGACGTGCAGCTCGCGGCCATCGTGTTCTGGACCTTTGGAGACACGGCGCGGGCCTCCTGGCAGGAGCTCGGCATCATCACCGCTGCCACGGCCGCCGCCTCCATCTACTTTCTGGCCCACGGCTGGAGCTACAACGCCATCGACGCCGGCGACGAAACGGCCAAGGGCCTGGGGGTGCGCGTGGAGCGCGTCCGCATGGTCGGCATGCTCATCGCCTCGGCGCTCACGGCCGTGATTATCTCCTTTCTCGGCGTCATCGGCTTCGTGGGGCTGGTGGTGCCGCACATGGTCCGCCGCGTCATCGGCTCGGACCACCGCTTTCTGCTGCCGGCCTCCATTGTGGGCGGCGGGCTGCTCCTGCTCGTTTCGGACACGGCCGCGCGGCTTATCCTTGCGCCCCACGTGCTGCCCGTGTCCGTGCTCACGGCGTTCATGGGCGCGCCTGTCTTCATCTGGCTGATCATTCGAGGCCGCGGAGGACGATGA
- a CDS encoding ABC transporter ATP-binding protein, whose amino-acid sequence MTNNPHHRHIHPDAIAGTMLLEIDGLTFTYNSHPVLDGVSFQVAAGELLAILGPNGVGKTTLLKCVNSIHRASGGAILVDDRNVLKMSAGEIAKEIGYVAQRSEAARLTVFDAVLMGRKPHIRWRVSDNDLKIVDAALRRLHMDHLCLRYIDELSGGELQKVCIARALVQEPRLLLLDEPTSSLDLRNQMEIMTMIRRVVDEHGVAAVMTMHDLNTALRFADKALFLKDGGVHAAVCPRELTPEIVETVYGLPVAVHHMDGGPVIVPAAA is encoded by the coding sequence ATGACCAACAATCCGCACCACCGGCATATCCATCCGGACGCTATCGCCGGGACCATGCTCCTGGAGATCGACGGCCTGACCTTCACCTACAACAGCCACCCGGTGCTGGACGGCGTCTCGTTCCAGGTGGCGGCCGGCGAGCTGCTCGCCATCCTCGGCCCCAACGGGGTGGGCAAGACCACGCTGCTCAAGTGCGTCAATTCCATCCACAGGGCCAGCGGCGGCGCGATTCTCGTGGACGACCGCAACGTGCTGAAGATGTCCGCCGGCGAGATCGCCAAGGAGATCGGCTACGTGGCGCAACGGTCCGAGGCTGCGCGGCTCACCGTGTTCGACGCCGTGCTCATGGGCCGCAAGCCGCACATCCGTTGGCGCGTCTCGGACAACGACCTCAAGATCGTAGACGCGGCCCTGCGCCGGCTGCACATGGACCACCTCTGCCTGCGCTACATCGACGAGCTCAGCGGCGGCGAGCTGCAAAAGGTCTGCATCGCCCGCGCCCTGGTGCAGGAGCCGCGCCTGCTGCTCCTGGACGAGCCCACCAGCTCCCTGGACCTGCGCAACCAGATGGAGATCATGACCATGATCCGCCGCGTGGTGGACGAGCACGGCGTGGCCGCGGTCATGACCATGCACGACCTGAACACGGCACTGCGCTTTGCGGACAAGGCCCTGTTCCTCAAGGATGGCGGCGTGCACGCGGCCGTCTGCCCGCGGGAGCTGACCCCGGAGATCGTGGAAACCGTGTACGGGCTGCCCGTGGCCGTCCACCACATGGACGGCGGCCCGGTCATCGTGCCGGCGGCGGCCTGA
- a CDS encoding FmdE family protein — MPCTIDQQIIDEIISFHGHDCPGLTIGIRAAELALLKLGSPDETELVAVVETDMCGVDAIQFLTSCTYGKGNLIHKDYGKMAFNFYDRNTGDGFRALMRPDLRNDVDEEHTELERKLAEGTATEADKARNAELYKLLQQRFLDLPLEEMFEVMEPKESVPSPAQVLESLVCESCGEKTMESRTRRFGGKTLCIPCFNAVEQKV, encoded by the coding sequence ATGCCTTGCACCATCGACCAGCAGATCATCGACGAGATCATCTCCTTCCACGGCCACGACTGCCCGGGCCTGACCATCGGCATCCGCGCCGCCGAGCTGGCGCTGCTCAAGCTCGGCTCCCCGGACGAGACCGAGTTGGTCGCCGTGGTGGAAACCGACATGTGCGGCGTGGACGCCATCCAATTCCTCACCAGCTGCACCTACGGCAAGGGGAACTTGATCCACAAGGATTACGGCAAGATGGCCTTCAACTTCTACGACCGCAACACGGGCGACGGGTTCCGCGCCCTGATGCGGCCGGACCTGCGTAACGACGTAGACGAGGAGCACACCGAGCTGGAGCGCAAACTCGCCGAGGGCACGGCCACCGAAGCGGACAAGGCGCGCAACGCCGAGCTCTACAAGCTGCTCCAGCAGCGCTTCCTCGATCTGCCCCTGGAGGAGATGTTCGAGGTCATGGAGCCAAAGGAGTCGGTCCCCTCGCCAGCGCAGGTCCTGGAGAGCCTGGTCTGCGAGTCCTGCGGCGAGAAGACCATGGAGTCCCGCACGCGGCGGTTCGGCGGCAAGACCCTGTGCATCCCGTGCTTCAACGCCGTGGAGCAGAAGGTCTAG
- a CDS encoding ATP-binding cassette domain-containing protein produces the protein MSSDILTLQSVTVTSGHDKSGRAETMDVVFSPGEITALLGPTGSGKSRFLYDIESLADRDTPSNRCVLLDDAKPDPERRFELQGRLVAQLSQNMNFVLDMGVRDFIRTHAESREADDPEATADTVIQAANDLAGEPFHPDVQLTQLSGGQSRSLMIADAALLSWSPILLIDEIENAGVDKSRALDLLVKSDKIVVIATHDPVLALSANRRLVFENGAVRDVLMRSEAEEQLLARLEQMEEEYAGIRSRLRKGEPLE, from the coding sequence ATGAGCAGTGATATCCTGACGCTGCAGAGCGTGACCGTCACTTCGGGGCACGACAAGTCCGGCAGGGCGGAGACCATGGACGTGGTCTTCTCCCCGGGTGAGATCACGGCGCTGCTCGGTCCCACGGGATCGGGCAAGAGCCGCTTCCTCTACGACATCGAGTCCCTGGCCGACCGCGACACGCCGTCCAACCGCTGCGTGCTGCTGGACGACGCCAAGCCCGACCCGGAACGCCGCTTCGAGCTCCAGGGTCGGCTGGTGGCCCAGCTCAGCCAGAACATGAACTTTGTGTTGGACATGGGCGTGCGCGACTTCATCCGCACCCACGCCGAAAGCCGGGAGGCGGACGACCCCGAGGCTACGGCCGACACGGTGATCCAGGCGGCCAACGACCTGGCCGGCGAGCCCTTCCACCCGGACGTGCAGCTCACGCAGCTCTCGGGCGGGCAGTCCCGCTCCCTGATGATTGCGGACGCGGCATTGCTCAGCTGGTCGCCCATCCTGCTCATCGACGAGATCGAGAACGCCGGCGTGGACAAGAGCCGCGCCCTGGATCTTCTGGTGAAGAGCGACAAGATCGTGGTCATCGCCACGCATGACCCAGTGCTGGCCCTGTCCGCCAACCGGCGCCTCGTGTTCGAGAACGGCGCCGTCCGCGACGTACTGATGCGCTCCGAGGCGGAAGAGCAGCTTCTTGCCAGGCTGGAACAGATGGAGGAGGAGTACGCGGGCATCCGTTCACGGCTCAGAAAAGGGGAGCCGCTGGAGTAG
- a CDS encoding GTP-binding protein, protein MRLVTVAGPPSCGKTSILTKACAELMRQGVSCAVVKFDCLQTRDSDIYAAAGIPATAVLSGGLCPDHFFATNLEEAFAWAKDAGAECCVIETAGLCNRCSPHLRGVLGLCVIDNLMGIEAPKKIGPMLRMADLVLVTKGDLVSQAEREVYRHRIRQMNSKAIIRHINGLTGQGCRDLATILAMAPSIEKVTDMRLRFPMPAAVCSYCLSETRIGSRYQKGNVKKVTFGGAHEQ, encoded by the coding sequence GTGCGACTCGTGACCGTGGCCGGGCCGCCCTCGTGCGGCAAGACATCGATTCTGACCAAGGCCTGCGCCGAGCTGATGCGCCAGGGCGTTTCCTGCGCCGTGGTCAAGTTCGACTGCCTGCAGACCAGGGATTCGGACATCTACGCGGCCGCCGGCATTCCGGCCACTGCCGTGCTCTCCGGCGGTTTGTGCCCGGACCACTTCTTCGCCACCAACCTGGAGGAAGCCTTTGCCTGGGCCAAGGACGCCGGGGCCGAGTGCTGCGTCATCGAGACGGCCGGGCTGTGCAACCGCTGTTCGCCGCATCTGCGCGGCGTGCTGGGTCTGTGCGTCATCGACAACCTCATGGGCATCGAGGCGCCCAAGAAGATCGGTCCCATGCTGCGCATGGCCGACCTGGTGCTGGTGACCAAAGGAGACCTGGTCTCCCAGGCCGAGCGCGAGGTCTACCGCCACCGCATCCGCCAGATGAACTCCAAGGCCATAATCAGGCACATCAACGGCCTGACCGGGCAGGGCTGCCGGGACCTGGCTACCATCCTGGCCATGGCGCCGTCCATCGAGAAGGTCACGGACATGCGCCTGCGCTTCCCCATGCCCGCGGCGGTCTGCTCCTACTGCCTCAGCGAAACCCGCATTGGCAGCCGCTACCAGAAGGGCAACGTGAAAAAGGTGACCTTCGGAGGCGCGCATGAGCAGTGA
- a CDS encoding ABC transporter substrate-binding protein: protein MKTLDQLMASVIQSGQQDTPDPGELDLLLYSPCPVKLAVKERLDAVLQAYEDAGDPVSIHIPMGCTSVDPYDPLHLETDPDRLPDIIASIGFGDFFRKGFVDRFVNTGVFEAVLPEKVHPLHEQAGIVDPEGRYTVYALTPYIFMADMKRLGDTPPPRTWEDLLDPRYRGQINMCGDGDDMADAALMSIYKEFGMEGIEALAANAHGLMHSSRMGKSGGSALGGGIYILPYFFAETSLQPEHMKVIWPEDGTAASPIYFLAKRSARPRLDKLLEFFTKGFGEIPSARWFLPLGGPAPDNLAPDARIKWVGWDFIRGNDITVVRDELNATFRRLVQETPCDS from the coding sequence ATGAAGACACTCGACCAGCTCATGGCCTCGGTCATCCAGTCGGGCCAGCAGGACACCCCGGACCCCGGCGAGCTCGATCTGCTCCTGTACTCCCCGTGTCCGGTCAAGCTGGCGGTCAAGGAGCGGCTGGACGCCGTGCTCCAGGCGTATGAGGACGCCGGCGACCCCGTTAGCATCCATATTCCCATGGGGTGCACCTCGGTGGACCCGTACGATCCCCTGCATCTGGAAACCGACCCGGACAGGCTGCCGGACATCATCGCCTCCATCGGCTTCGGTGATTTCTTCCGCAAAGGCTTTGTCGACCGCTTCGTCAACACCGGCGTGTTCGAAGCCGTGCTGCCCGAGAAGGTGCACCCCCTGCACGAGCAGGCCGGCATTGTGGACCCGGAAGGCCGTTACACGGTCTACGCGCTCACACCGTACATCTTCATGGCGGACATGAAGCGCCTGGGCGATACCCCGCCGCCGCGAACATGGGAGGACCTGCTCGATCCGCGCTACCGCGGGCAGATCAACATGTGCGGAGACGGCGACGACATGGCCGACGCCGCGCTGATGAGCATCTACAAGGAGTTCGGCATGGAGGGCATCGAGGCGCTGGCCGCCAACGCGCACGGCCTCATGCACTCCTCGCGCATGGGCAAGTCCGGCGGATCGGCGCTGGGCGGCGGCATCTACATCCTGCCGTACTTCTTTGCGGAAACATCCCTGCAGCCCGAGCACATGAAGGTGATCTGGCCGGAAGACGGCACGGCCGCCAGCCCCATCTATTTCCTGGCCAAACGCTCGGCCCGGCCCAGGCTGGACAAGCTGCTGGAGTTCTTCACCAAGGGTTTCGGCGAAATTCCGAGCGCCCGCTGGTTCCTGCCCCTGGGCGGCCCCGCACCAGACAACCTCGCCCCGGATGCGCGCATCAAGTGGGTGGGCTGGGACTTCATCCGCGGCAACGACATTACGGTGGTGCGCGACGAGCTGAACGCCACCTTCCGCCGCCTGGTTCAGGAGACGCCGTGCGACTCGTGA
- a CDS encoding pyridoxamine 5'-phosphate oxidase family protein — protein sequence MSMRKKERAIEDKAQVEELLLRCEVIQLGLWDGEQPYVVAVNFGYKDGAIYFHSAPDGRKVECVQKNGMVSFVAIAEHAIVRADKACGFTTHFKSVSGFGRAALLTDPAEKAKGLDAIMAHYDGPVGEYDEKVLGRTAVVRIAVESMVGKINPTPGKDS from the coding sequence ATGAGCATGCGCAAGAAGGAGCGGGCAATCGAGGATAAGGCCCAGGTGGAGGAGCTGCTGCTGCGGTGCGAGGTCATTCAGCTCGGGCTCTGGGACGGCGAGCAGCCGTACGTCGTGGCGGTGAACTTCGGTTACAAGGATGGAGCCATCTACTTCCACAGCGCGCCGGACGGTCGCAAGGTCGAGTGCGTGCAGAAGAACGGTATGGTCAGCTTTGTGGCCATTGCTGAACACGCGATCGTCCGCGCGGACAAGGCCTGCGGCTTTACCACACATTTCAAGTCCGTGAGCGGTTTCGGCAGAGCTGCGTTGCTGACCGATCCGGCGGAGAAGGCCAAGGGGCTGGACGCCATCATGGCGCACTACGACGGCCCCGTCGGCGAGTACGACGAGAAGGTTCTGGGGCGTACGGCCGTGGTGCGCATCGCCGTGGAGTCGATGGTCGGCAAGATCAACCCGACGCCCGGCAAGGACTCGTAA
- a CDS encoding NfeD family protein: MLTGFIQSLGGSLPYLIILAVSFLVFLTMTFLSFGGEDADGSHLDSGAGGDTAHGDAPDDMGDVGDDLSHGDSHDGHFRGLVRYLSFRNLINYLMGFGAAGFLAMQAGLHPFWAANCAVAGGAIAAFVMYKLMAALYSLSEEQEDDMSDAAGQIGRVYIEIGANRSRRGKVLVTTKSAQREFAALTDNPSPLPIHASVRITACEGDCLVVEPLAE; encoded by the coding sequence ATGCTGACAGGGTTCATCCAAAGCCTCGGGGGCAGCTTGCCGTATCTCATCATCCTTGCTGTCAGTTTTCTCGTCTTTCTGACCATGACGTTTCTCTCCTTTGGCGGGGAGGACGCCGACGGCTCCCACCTGGACAGCGGCGCCGGCGGGGACACGGCCCATGGCGACGCGCCCGATGACATGGGTGACGTGGGCGACGACCTCAGCCACGGCGACAGTCACGATGGCCATTTCCGCGGTCTGGTCCGCTACCTCTCCTTCCGCAACCTCATCAACTACCTCATGGGGTTCGGCGCTGCCGGCTTCCTGGCCATGCAGGCCGGACTGCACCCCTTCTGGGCCGCCAACTGCGCCGTGGCGGGCGGAGCCATCGCCGCCTTTGTCATGTACAAGCTCATGGCCGCGCTCTACTCGCTCTCCGAAGAGCAGGAGGACGACATGAGCGACGCCGCCGGCCAGATCGGCCGCGTCTACATCGAGATCGGCGCAAATCGCTCCCGCCGGGGCAAGGTGCTGGTGACCACCAAGAGCGCCCAGCGCGAGTTCGCGGCACTCACCGACAACCCGTCGCCCCTGCCGATCCACGCTTCCGTGCGGATCACAGCCTGCGAGGGGGACTGCCTGGTGGTGGAGCCGCTGGCCGAGTAG
- a CDS encoding flotillin family protein, producing MEFGSVFVQLSLFVALLVVIGFLSFITLIKFYKRCPPDKILVVFGRVGRIAGGQARSAKCVHGGATFVIPVLQDYQFLDLTPLTIDIDLKSALSKENIRVNAPSTFTVGISSSPEIMNNAAERLLGLSMAEVEQTASDIIFGQFRATIATMKIEEINADREKFQQTVMDNVEDELGKIGLRLINVNIKDVTDESNYLAALGKRAAAEATNKAKIEVAEQERNGSVGEAKAVKERDILVAEAHRDTRTATAQAEAEAVKGEREAKAIEADAESALRVRQASAAALAVKGERDALQIEAAADSDLRIKKAEVDANAAKAERIRMAEAAKEALESEKLTELARKDREIAAKLADTVPDAEAAKQQLIIEAEAQKSQRVIQAEAEKEAAQRRGEGEGLEMRARMENEAKGLEALLGAQAEGLGKIVAAAGGDAGKAFMLMMADKMPELFKMQTEALQNLQIDKVLVMDGGSGDGVSNFVQGFAQALPFAHEIAELGGIKLPGLFMGEQKAEPPQQPAVPEVAEENDPEDAGDESES from the coding sequence ATGGAATTCGGATCGGTATTCGTACAGCTCTCGCTCTTTGTCGCGCTGCTTGTGGTCATCGGATTTCTGTCCTTCATCACGCTCATCAAGTTCTACAAACGCTGCCCGCCGGACAAGATCCTCGTGGTCTTCGGCCGGGTGGGCCGCATTGCCGGCGGCCAGGCACGCAGCGCCAAGTGCGTGCACGGCGGCGCCACCTTCGTCATTCCGGTGCTCCAGGACTACCAGTTCCTGGACCTGACGCCGCTGACCATAGACATCGATCTGAAGAGCGCGCTGTCCAAGGAGAACATCCGGGTCAACGCGCCGTCCACCTTCACCGTGGGCATATCCTCCTCCCCCGAGATCATGAACAACGCGGCCGAGCGCCTGCTGGGCCTGTCCATGGCCGAGGTGGAGCAGACCGCCTCGGACATCATCTTCGGCCAGTTCCGCGCCACCATCGCGACCATGAAGATCGAGGAGATCAACGCCGACCGCGAGAAGTTCCAGCAGACGGTGATGGACAACGTGGAGGACGAGCTGGGAAAGATCGGCCTGCGGCTGATCAACGTGAACATCAAGGACGTCACAGACGAGAGCAACTACCTGGCCGCACTGGGCAAACGCGCCGCGGCAGAGGCCACCAACAAGGCCAAGATCGAGGTGGCCGAGCAGGAGCGGAACGGCTCCGTGGGCGAGGCCAAGGCCGTGAAGGAGCGCGATATCCTGGTGGCGGAGGCGCATCGCGATACGAGGACAGCCACGGCCCAGGCAGAGGCAGAAGCCGTAAAGGGCGAGCGTGAGGCCAAAGCCATCGAGGCGGATGCCGAAAGCGCCCTGCGCGTGCGCCAGGCCTCGGCGGCGGCACTCGCCGTGAAGGGTGAGCGCGATGCGTTGCAGATCGAGGCTGCGGCGGACAGCGACTTGCGCATCAAGAAGGCCGAGGTGGACGCCAATGCGGCCAAGGCCGAGCGCATCCGCATGGCCGAGGCTGCCAAGGAAGCCCTGGAGTCCGAGAAGCTCACGGAGCTGGCGCGCAAGGATCGCGAAATTGCGGCCAAGCTGGCCGACACCGTGCCGGACGCCGAGGCGGCCAAGCAGCAGCTCATCATCGAGGCCGAAGCGCAGAAGTCGCAGCGGGTCATTCAGGCCGAGGCGGAAAAGGAAGCAGCCCAACGCCGCGGCGAAGGTGAAGGCCTGGAGATGCGCGCACGCATGGAGAACGAGGCCAAGGGCCTGGAAGCGCTGCTCGGCGCGCAGGCCGAGGGTCTGGGCAAGATCGTGGCCGCGGCCGGCGGCGACGCAGGCAAGGCCTTTATGCTGATGATGGCGGACAAGATGCCGGAGCTCTTCAAAATGCAAACCGAGGCGCTGCAGAACCTACAGATCGACAAGGTCCTGGTCATGGACGGCGGCTCCGGCGATGGCGTCTCCAACTTTGTGCAGGGATTCGCCCAGGCCCTGCCCTTTGCCCACGAGATCGCCGAGCTCGGCGGCATCAAGCTGCCCGGGCTGTTCATGGGCGAGCAGAAGGCCGAACCGCCGCAGCAGCCGGCCGTTCCCGAAGTTGCTGAAGAGAACGACCCGGAGGACGCCGGGGACGAGAGCGAATCCTAG
- the gap gene encoding type I glyceraldehyde-3-phosphate dehydrogenase: protein MDTLRVGINGFGRIGRQVLKAMREHWENDLQVVAVNDLYDTATNAHLLEFDTNYGHTPFEVSATEDTISFGGWDIRCFALRDPREIPWDDLGVDVVIESTGIFRTGPKAMAHVKAGAKKVIISAPAKEEDVTVVLGVNEDQYDPKNHVIISNASCTTNCLAPAAKVIHESFGIERGAMCTVHSYTNDQRILDLPHKDLRRARAAGQNIIPTTTGAAKAVALVLPELKGKLEGYALRVPTPTVSIVDFSCVLEKATDTEGFKDALKQASEGPLKGILGYSERPLVSMDFKGDPRSSIVEAEYCKVQDGNFAKLVTWYDNEWGYSCRVADLAKLIKDRWV from the coding sequence ATGGATACGCTCAGAGTCGGCATCAACGGCTTCGGCCGTATCGGCCGCCAAGTGCTCAAGGCCATGCGCGAACATTGGGAGAATGATCTCCAGGTGGTTGCGGTGAACGATCTGTACGATACCGCCACCAACGCCCACCTGCTGGAGTTCGACACCAACTATGGACATACGCCTTTCGAGGTGAGCGCCACCGAGGATACCATCTCCTTCGGCGGCTGGGACATTCGCTGCTTCGCCCTGCGCGACCCCCGGGAGATTCCCTGGGACGATCTCGGCGTGGATGTGGTGATCGAGTCCACGGGCATCTTCCGCACCGGCCCCAAGGCCATGGCCCACGTCAAGGCGGGCGCCAAGAAGGTCATCATCTCGGCCCCGGCCAAGGAAGAGGACGTCACCGTGGTGCTCGGCGTCAACGAGGACCAGTACGACCCCAAGAACCACGTGATCATTTCCAACGCCTCGTGCACCACCAACTGCCTGGCCCCGGCGGCCAAGGTGATCCACGAGAGCTTCGGCATCGAGCGCGGCGCCATGTGCACCGTGCACTCCTACACCAACGACCAGCGCATCCTGGACCTGCCGCACAAGGACCTGCGCCGGGCCCGCGCCGCCGGGCAGAACATCATCCCCACCACCACGGGCGCGGCCAAGGCCGTGGCTCTGGTGCTGCCGGAGCTCAAAGGCAAGTTGGAAGGCTACGCCCTGCGCGTGCCCACGCCTACCGTCTCCATCGTGGACTTCTCTTGCGTGCTGGAAAAGGCCACGGACACCGAAGGGTTCAAGGATGCGCTCAAGCAGGCGTCCGAAGGTCCGCTCAAGGGCATCCTGGGCTACTCCGAACGCCCGCTCGTCTCCATGGACTTCAAGGGCGACCCGCGCTCGTCGATTGTGGAGGCCGAGTATTGCAAAGTGCAGGACGGCAACTTCGCCAAGCTCGTCACCTGGTACGACAACGAATGGGGCTACTCGTGCCGCGTTGCCGACCTGGCCAAGCTCATCAAGGATCGTTGGGTGTAG
- a CDS encoding GAF domain-containing protein encodes MDRYENYYRSVVLAVKAINSTLEPTEVIAAIVEQTVKCMGVRGSTLRLLDRSGKYLKASASYGLSRDYLRKGPVEVEKSGVDRLALQGEVVEIEDVCCDSRFQYPEAAKDEGIVSMLVAPLSTDQRVIGIMRVYTGEKYTFDEAEKEFLNAISDISALAIENARLHQALKTDYEMLSAFENRIFED; translated from the coding sequence ATGGACCGTTATGAGAACTACTACCGTTCCGTCGTGCTCGCCGTGAAGGCAATCAACTCGACCCTCGAGCCGACGGAAGTGATCGCCGCCATCGTAGAGCAAACCGTGAAGTGCATGGGCGTCCGGGGCAGCACCCTGCGCCTGCTGGACCGCAGCGGCAAGTACCTCAAGGCCTCTGCTTCCTATGGTCTTTCCCGCGACTATCTTCGCAAGGGACCCGTGGAGGTGGAAAAGAGCGGTGTGGACCGTCTAGCCCTGCAGGGCGAGGTGGTCGAGATCGAGGACGTGTGCTGCGATTCGCGCTTCCAGTACCCGGAGGCCGCCAAGGACGAGGGCATAGTCTCCATGCTGGTGGCGCCCCTGAGCACCGACCAGCGCGTGATAGGCATCATGCGCGTCTACACCGGAGAAAAGTACACATTTGACGAGGCCGAGAAGGAGTTTCTCAACGCCATCTCGGACATCAGCGCCCTGGCCATCGAGAACGCGCGTCTCCATCAGGCCCTGAAAACCGACTACGAGATGCTTTCGGCTTTCGAAAACCGCATCTTCGAAGACTAA
- a CDS encoding TetR/AcrR family transcriptional regulator: MSDCQKNCARPGRPCDPTLEQRRKNEILHHAVLLFARHGYSRTDVGAIADAAGCAKGTVYNYFNSKLTLFQETVDYVMIGLLDATSSSRAEDPLDRISDSVRSFLGYFDEHPEFVEILVQERSVLRDRRTPAYRKYRSAHRDQARALFRSLIEAGVFREIPIDNTLDIIGNTLYGTIFTNYFTGRVSSMEQQAADIKNLIMHGLLTSSSSPNDDVAATLGD, from the coding sequence ATGAGCGATTGTCAGAAGAACTGCGCGCGGCCCGGCCGCCCCTGCGATCCGACCCTGGAGCAGCGCCGGAAGAACGAGATCCTGCACCACGCCGTGCTGCTCTTTGCGCGCCACGGATACTCCAGGACCGACGTGGGAGCCATTGCCGACGCCGCCGGCTGCGCCAAGGGCACGGTCTACAACTACTTCAACAGCAAGCTGACCCTGTTTCAGGAGACTGTGGACTACGTGATGATCGGACTGCTCGATGCGACCTCGTCTTCCCGCGCCGAGGACCCCCTCGATCGCATCAGCGACAGCGTCCGCTCTTTCCTTGGGTACTTCGACGAACACCCGGAGTTTGTGGAAATCCTCGTCCAGGAACGCTCCGTGTTGAGGGATCGGCGCACCCCCGCCTACCGGAAGTACCGCTCGGCGCATCGCGACCAGGCCAGGGCTCTGTTCCGGTCGCTCATCGAGGCAGGCGTGTTCCGCGAGATTCCAATAGACAACACCCTGGATATCATCGGCAACACTTTGTACGGCACCATCTTCACCAACTACTTCACCGGACGCGTTTCGAGCATGGAACAACAGGCCGCAGACATCAAAAATCTCATCATGCACGGCCTGCTTACGTCTTCCAGCAGTCCAAATGACGACGTGGCAGCAACGCTAGGCGATTAG